The window ACCGCCCGTCCCACCCCCTCGCCTCCTCAGGAGGAGGTAGGGCCCGCGGCCTCAGAGCGCCAACTGGTTACTAATTACAAGCCGCGCGGAAAGGAAGAGCTGGTGTTATGTATTAACGTATAATAAGTGtaccagagttttttttttaatcagcccCCTTCCTCACTCTGCTCGCAGGTAAACGTATCAGTTCAATTATTGATGTGGTTTCTATTGGTTGTAGCATATTGTACTTCTAAATGGTGTTGAcgaaactttttcttttccctccttAATTCTCAGCTACATCCAATGGCTCTCTGGAAGGCCTGGAGAACAGGGAGGGTGGAGTCTGCAAGACCCGCACCATGAAGGTGGTCATGAAAGTTGGACAAGGTAATTACATCTCTACTGACATTCTACTCCACTGAGTAGAAAAACACTTTAGGTTCTATGACTTTTACACTAAGGACCTTCTTAACCTCTTAAGTTGCAACTGCGTATCATATAAAGAAAGACTACTAGGTGGAGCACCCTGATTTTGAACAGGGAAAGGAGGTCCTGTAGATTTAATTTCTCCATCTGCTATAATTCCAGTCTGCAGAATGAAGTTCATCTGAATTAATTGGAAAGAACATGTGTTTACCTGGCTACGGTATTGTACCGAATATCTTAAATTCGGTTCTCATGTAAGAGAGGTCTGTTCCCTTTTAATCAAGAAACATCCTGGAGTAGTTTTTGCGATGTTTCCAATTTGCAGTGTTCATAGTCGCACACATGTGGACTGTGACGCAATAACAGCAATATGTtgtgtacgttttttttttttaaacaggaatgCATTTTAATCCATCCTTCTATGCAGGGCGTAGAAACAAACCTGTTTAGAATAAGATTATAATAAAAGGCATGCATAGCTTATGTGCCTTTACCTCAGAATGTTTTATTTGACGTGACACCCCGGTAAGGGAGTAACATCTGCGCACCACGGCGGCTTAATTGCATATTTAGATTTGGCCTGGACACGTGGGAAACAGTCCTGTGCGTTTGTGGGAGAGAGGCGGGGGTATGGCGGACAGATATGTGTGTTGTAATGTAAGGCAGAAGGCCAGTGGCACGGGTGAATGATAATGAACCTCTTTAGATGAGCCTCCgcgacctcggtgcggcggcgGAATTTAACATGCCTCTCGTCCACAAAGTTCATCGCCTGAGGCGGAGGAGATTTCAGGCTCCGTTCCCTCCGTATGATGTATGTAAAGCAGCCCAGCGGCCTCGCCACCCTCTGCACCGGTTGTGGTGCAGCCACGCCGCATCTATTTTTACACCCTGGCAGGAAATTTTAATGCCACACTTGTTTACAATGGGCCACTGTCATCATACATTTTTGTGACATTATACGGGTGTTCGCACGTAGTCACATTTTCCCCTCTATTTCAAAACGCTCGTTCTCACCAGAATTATTTCAGGAAGTCCGCTGAGGTCAGTCCCACCGCACTTTTCCAGCGCTCTCCTCCTGTACGTAATTCGGGGTGACACGTGCACACGGCGACCGGCCGGCCGGCTGTTCGATGCATTACCGCGGCGACACTCTCACTGCCTGCATACCACGTCGACACAAGTGGGGATACCATTATCCAGGCCTGAGGATTTTTTCCACttcttttttctgcttcttATTTTTCCTTTAAGCGATGAACTAAATTAACACTGTGGTACTGGCGTTTTAAAAtatctctctctgttttctcacttttttcacCTGAAAATTGTAaagtttatttatgtgtattaCAGTCAGTGCTGTTACTTCAGCTTCTTTCTATCATTCTtcatttcatggaaaaaaaaaactttcacctCTCATTACATCATATAATTTAGCTATTACTAGAAGAATATTTCATActtgaattaaaatgtttatgtggaatttttaattgtgtaaaatgaagttatggtttaaataatgaaaatgcagGGTATTATGCCCGCACATTTCCAGTGGTTGTGGGTGGATATCCTCTCTATCCTCTCCCATGGTAGTGAGGCGCGAAGGAGAAGTGCTAGGTGCCGAGATGCCGATCGAGAGCATCCTCATCTCGAGCTGATCGATCCTGTGGCTTGACTTGCTGATGCCCTTTCTAGCTCTGAAGggctgtgaatatttaaacCTGAGAAGGAGGCATAAAATACGTGAAATTGCTCTGCTGATAGTGTACAGGCGGGAATCCAACATCTCCCAGCAGAAGATCTGACCTCTCAGCAAGTCGTTGGCCCCTCTTAAATACCTATCAGCCATCGGGACGGCCAGCGGGCCACCCGTTACTACCACAGACGGAGGAGATTgtctctcagtttttttttttcttctcctcttcctccatcaCCCCAGAGGAAATCAGCCACAATGGAAAGAGCAGACCCTGCAGCTAGTCCTGCTGGGCACATGCAGATGAGGCCTGAGAGCTTCGCCGAGAAGATTCATAAGGCCCGAGATTGCAATTATCCCTATTTGTCCTCCCCCTTCTTCCTCAGACAAGCACGCCTTCTCGTTCTTGGGCTCTCGGAGAACatagaaaagaggaaaaaaaaaaaaaaaaaacacttcacaaAGCCTGTGCATAAAATAGCTACAAAGTGGGTCTGGTAAAGAGCTGACATTTCATCTCTGCAATTCCCCTCAGATTATGATGTAAACTCCGGCTTGTGCAGGGGAGTCGAACTCCTCTCTGGGTCTCAGGCATCGGCCCTTCAATAAATAAGACATATTATGGCCTTTTAACagcatgaataatgaataacaataaaaagtCAATATATTACAGCGTTAACCCCATTCTGCCATGCTGGAGCGTGCACCATCGGCGTGGCCAGAGCGGCCTTTTTCTTGCACGCCTTTGCCGAGAGATTAATCTCCTCTGTCCGCACTCctactctccctctctccatgtTCCTGCTGTATATTTGTTTAAGAGGAAGGTAATATTTAGATATGAAATTGCTCATATGACTGAGCCGCGATGGCTTATGATGGCTTTTGCAGGTTCGGCTGACGTGCATTTAAAACAGACCCTTATGCTCTTAGCGGGGTACagcagatgggggggggggggggggtttaaacCCAGCCGGACTGTTTTTACGGGCACGTGGCCTGTTGCGTTATGGCACAGAACCGACCTCTGTGCTGTAGCATCGAACATTCCTGATCCGCTTGTTCGATTCTCTCCCATCCTGTATTCCCCAatgcaataaatgcaataaatcagCTGAAAAGTTTGCTTTTATGAGCCATAAAACGGAATAAATATATCTGATGGGATATGTTAAAGCATGCTATTGACTAAGATTTTGTTATccatagatttttttgtatttttttattattcgaCTAACAGCTACTTGTAAATCAGCCTCACAAAGTGTCATAATCCAGCTTTCATTTCATGCCAGACTGGAATAAATCTATTCCTCTCCCTCGGCACACGTTTGtttgttctatttatttatctgcttGTCTGTCGGCCCCTTGCAGATCCAAACACGTTCCTGCCAGACCCTGTGATCACAGAAGGGCCCGCGTCGGAACCAGGCGGCAGCACCAGCCCGCCCAGTCCAGATGTGGACCGGCCGCAACAGCCAGGTAACACGGGTCATCCAGGACGCACATACACTGGTCCGAAGAGACATTCAGGCCAGTCTGGGAGGACAGGTCGGATCTTCTGTTCCAGAAGGGAATTTCTGGCATCCCTGGGCCCGAGTGctgtgtatgaaaaaaaaacgggtTTTGCTCTCTCCCCCTTACGCTCGGATTTCAGTCACTAGAGCAGTCATTTCTTTGTCAAGCTCTGTCCATCCAGGACGTGAGCCAAGAGAGGGGATAAAACAAAATCAGATGTGCTGGGAAATTCCGCCTTCGCTGCACATTTGGGTCCAAGGGCACCAACGATTTTACCTTATCccacatttcagattttttttttcttgttttctatTTAGTTTGTTAGTTTTGAAGTGAAGCAAAGCTTTTATTTAGACATTGATCTTGGAGCACGAGGATCACTATTCAGAAATTGGCACTGAGAGCAATGATATGTGCGAATAGTGGAGCTTGTTGCACTTCAGGATTTACCAAACTTGAaaaagagaaactaactaccctTTTTATTGCTGTGTAATTATATTTGCCACCTAGAGCATGGCCATTAATATTAACTCaataaatgaaaccaaaattaGTAAAATTGTGGTCCCTCAACTGCCAGAGACCTTTAGGAATTGTAATTCATATTTGGCATTAACAGCAAAGTTTGTTAAAAAGTTCAATAGCTTTTCATGTTACTAAAGCAACTTTGAggtaaaatgaaataagacaCCTTGTTTTATAATCTGAGTAGTTGATTAGTCGGTTGAAAAATATCTGTTCTAAATATCtgttcatttgaaaataattatttgttgcAATCCATATGATGTTgaattaaatgtgtgttttgttttataaagtaaaaattactgataatttttttattaatttggctAAGGCCCTTTGCAAATTTTCCTGACTTAAATAGCAAATTCTATAACTTGTGTTATGgaatatttacattaatataacattttttgaaATAATTGTTATTTATGCTACAGGAACCTCAGAGAACAAGAACCACAGTGAAAGCTTCCTGGGTTCGAGGATGGCAGTCTTCTCTGCTATCAGCGCCGGATgcatcatcttcctcatcctcatcatcctgCTGGTCATCCTGCTGATCAAGGTCAGGAAGAGGTCCAGGAAGCCCCTGCAGCCGCGGCCGGCTGCCCTCACCCTCAGCACGCTGGCCAGCCCCAAGTGCTCGGGCAGCGCCGGCTCTGAGCCCAGCGACATCATCATCCCGTTACGGACAGAGAACAACTACTGCCCGCACTACGAGAAGGTGAGCGGGGACTACGGGCACCCGGTATACATCGTGCAGGAGATGCCCCCTCAGAGCCCGGCCAACATCTATTACAAAGTTTGAGGGGTGACAAAGGCCGGCGAGGGAAACACGCCATGATATGCCCAGAACCTGAGCGTGAATTGGGACCTCAGGACCTGACGAGAGGTTCGACGGACACCAGCAAAGCCCTTTTCTAGGGCTCAGGCCTCCCATGCTtcatctctttcattttgtAACTCCTGGTGGGGGGGAAGTCACCCGAGGTTTGTAACATGCCACTCTAAACTCCTAGAACAAAAAGAGAACCTTTTCCCAGGTTAGGCTTTAAagagactatttttttttttcgcctggACTCAAACACAGATGAGGAACAAggagaagaaacaaaaaaccCTGGTGTACTTGGCCGCTCgtcaaaagaaaaataaaaaaaaaaacggagccTTTATTTGCTCAGGTTACAGGGCGCAGCGAGATGACAGACTGTACACCCTCCTCACGCCTGTGGTGTTTGCCTTACTCTTTCTAAAACCTTCTCGCTCTTTCCTCACAAGTATTAGCTTACGAATATGTtgtgttgctttaaaaaaaaaaaaaaaaaaatcattctttaTTACGATATCCAGCGGTGAGTTATTtaccttttcctttttttttttgtttttttttttttggtttccatATCACTCTTGCTCGAATGTGTTCCTTGGGCGTCCTTCTGCGTTGCCCAGATGGCCCCTGCTGTTTGCGTCTCACTCATTCGCTCGTTTCTTGGCCACCGTCTTTTTTGGTGGGTCTAGGTATTTATGACCTGGTTAGCTTGCATTTCGCAAGGTGTTGCTGAGCGCAAGCCCAGGCAGGATGTGGCTAGGAACGCCAGCCCGCGGCGAGCTTCCTGCCCTGCCGAAAAACGTGGGCCGATAAGTAAACCAGAGTAGAGCTTGCTGGAGAACTAATAGGGTTCGGTAACAGAAGGTTACGACAGACGACGCCGAAATGAGTTGTTAAAGGGGACGTCAGGCACTAGTGAATTTGGCGCTGCTGTCGCTGCTTACAAGGAAGCCATTATTACCCCAAAATGTCCTTCTCATTATAATAATGTTGAGGAATCTTTGATGAAAGTGTATTTATAATACTTAAAGAGTGTCATTTCCCCATGCAGCCAGTATGTGCTTTTGAAGTGTcttgaaagtgatttttttttttgtgggtagTTGGGTCTTAATAGTTTATCTTAAAGTTTAAATTCAAATACCAGTAATATGTAATTAGGTAAATCCCTCTGGGTGAAATGATGACTTTTTTGGAGCATTTATGGTGAAGTGTATAAATGTTCCGCCTTAAGTTGAACGGGTTGCTCTGATGCCATTAAAACCGTTCTGTGGTATCTGATACCGAGGAGCTAGCAACAGATCCTCTCAAGGCCTGGtttcagacttgtttttccagcacatcccacacatGCTGGATCTCAACCGGGATCTGTGGAATGTGGAGGCCAAGTCAGCACCTTGTACTTGGTGGACAGGGGTCAACGTGGGGAGGATTGGCCTTCAGCAATGCAACCCCCATAACGATGTGTTTTTCACCAATGCTACAGTATCTTTTGTATGGGTCAGTATTCACTGTCAACAGCATCGGTGTCCATGACCCTTTGGAACACCTTTGGAACTAAGCAGCGTGTAATGGGACCAGCTTGAATGTCGTGCCTGACTGCCGATGTTTCtcataaaaaaatttgtaaaaatcaataaattaaaattcctTATTGTTAATAACAGCCTTCTCTGTTTGTCACATTCTGGCTAAAGGCAGAAATGGCACTTTTGACTGTTACTGAAATGTCTGAGACATGAAAAATTCTAGGAGAGAATTGGCACTGCTGTAGTTAGGCATCTcgtgaaaaggaaaaaaaatccacaaggGGTTCCATTCATGTGGAAAATAGTTATGACTGAAGCAAAAACACTCATTTGATTTAATCGCTTTAATTTCTTCTATGCTCTACCGCTACTGTGATCAAAATCACACAGCATTTATCTATGCCAACTTTTTGCCCTAAATTTGACCGTCTGGTTACAACATaacaaaaggatttttttttcccattaaaaaaaataaaaattaatatcaAAAAGCCAACGTGTGATTTTTTTGATTTAGTAGTTTATTTTAGACTGATATTTCTGGGGCTCTTTGGTCAAGGATGTTTTTCACATTTCTATCATTTGAAGAGTGTTTTGCGAATGACCGAAGCACCGATGCTTGGCTACAGCCGTGCCGCTGTTTATCACGAGGGGGAAATGTTACGGCATGATGTGGGGTGCTGAGCCGAGTCCAAATCTGTCactcactgaaaaaaataaaaagcttcgGCGTTGTCCAAGACTCTTATTTGTGCCGATTGGACACTACTGCTGGAGTACAAAGTTGTCCTAGAGTCTCTTTTGAAACATGCagagtgatttttatttttgacttATGAAGTATGcttcaatttattttttaataatgaaaaaagaaaaaaaattcatataaaaaaaatcatataaaatcaggcaaatacataaatatgtacagtgacaaaaaaagaaataacttcCCTTGAGCCCTGTTtgtgtaacaaataaaaaaaaaaagatttttgtaatgaagatgttttgtgtgtaaataggtgtgtttttaattgcatttttgtatAAATTGCGTTTAGTTTCCTTTTATCCCCCCACCTCATGCTTTTTATTGGTGTCACAGACGAACAACTACAAGGTTGATgcacaatgaaaatgttttaacacACATATCCCATATACTGTTCCTAATGCACACTGCAGTCAGAATTTATTGAAAATGAGTTGCCcttttattgcaataaatttTGTatcaaatttctttttttctgtttgttttcataTGTAAAACCAGAAGCCAACGGAGAGCACAATCCCTTGCGTTTGAAAATGAATTAAGATCACGAATGACAGCAGCAATATCCACCATTATTATATCTCTCAAGCAGCACTTAGGCCTATTTTTGCTATCGACTACGTATTATTTCATTTCCTCTTTCGGGCAAAGTAGCCGACAGCTCCAGATCCATTAAATCGCCTGGCCGAGCTTCTCAGCCTCCACGCGTTCATTTAATCTCAGCGCCGCTGAAACAGACGAGGCGGATTCCAGACCGACTTTGCTGTGGCTGCTGCCCGCCGTGTGATGAATCCGTAATACCTTTATCTGAATCATGAGGTGAGCACAAGCTATGATCTCATTGACGCGTTAGCTGCCCAGGTGGCTGCTGGGAAGCATGCatgcattcatatatatatatatatatatatatatatatatatatattcctaaATCCTCTACCATATTTCATGGCTCTGTTGTGGGTTAATCGCTTGTTTCATACCACGTGGAGAAATGTTCAGCCGTTTTCCCCCGTGATGCCGACCGCAATCATCTGATGTCAGTCAGGGCGGAAACTGAGAACCAATCCACTCAGTCATACGCCTCATACGCTGCCAAAAACGGAGCGCTGGCACGGGCCCATCTTAGCAGTTGTTTTGTAGGCGACATTTTACTATTTtcatggtttttattatttgctgCTTGTTTTATAATGAACCATTTGCAGCCCACCCCCTCCAAAGAAAAACAGTGGATCACACGTATCGTCGTCGAGTTGTTGCATATGAGTGCACTGTGTGCCAACGATAAGGCCTGGTTGTGTTTGTCTTAACATGCTGTAATTTTACTGAAGATTTATATccaagtttatatatatatacgcacacacacacacacacacacacacgtgtgtgtgtgtgtatgtgtgtgtgtgtgtgtgtgtgtgtgtgtgtgtgtatatatatatatatatatatatataaacttgaATTGTCCGGCATTGACACACCGTAAGAAAAAGTGGTGCAAAACGTCAGGTGACATACGACGATCTTGCGCACTTTAGAGCTCAAGACCCGTCCTTTTGACTTTCTGTAAGTGTTCATACTTGGATTTCAGTTTAACATGCTCGGCCAGTGTGGCGGTAACAATGGCAACTGCGCtcaagtgaaatgaaagtgaagcgattgtcattgtgagacactgcagcacagcacacggtgacacaacaaatgtgtcctctgcttttaaccatcacccttggtgagcagtgggcagccatgacaggcgcccggggagcagcgtgtggggacggcgctttgctcagtggcaccttggcgactccggattcgaaccggcaacctttttacgggtccgtttcctggGCATAACAGATGAAGAAGGCCTGGGTTCAAATTATTTCCGTCCATTACACCCTCCCATCACCACTAAAAATTCTTGATGATCTGAAGTGATGTTTGCGCATGTGTCATATTGTCATGTGTTGGTTTTTATAATCTATCATTTTTATAAtctcccattttaaaatctaataaaaaaaaaaaatatgacagtGTTCTGcataacagaaataattacattttaaaaaaaagattctctTCTTCATGATACGGAGAACTACCACATAGTAACTTCTTGTTTTGTCCACTTATGTAAATCAGAGGACGCCTGACCTTAGGCCTCATGACCAGCACATCGTGGGCATtaagcgggtaaggaaggttGAAGGTTACCCAAGGGTTCCCcaaaggttccactgaggttgAAGAATGCATTTTTATATCCTGGTTGGTTACAGGATAAAGTTTTGGTAATTTTCTTCCTGCTGCGGATCGACCCCACCTTCTCAATGCTGCCTTTTGTCTTTGTCGGAGAATGAGCCATTTCTAATCATATTCTTCATTTGCTGCCGCTGCACATTAATTTAGGCTGCTCGCTGGAAGGCATTGTGTGGCATGAAATAAAGATTATccggcatgttttttttttctggtcggGGCCGGGTGCTCGGTTCAGGTCCCAGGCCGCAGAAGCCGACAGCGTTCATCGCTGGCATTCAATCCAATTGATAAAGCAAACTGTGCGTGAGTGAGGACCGATAGGGCGCCTGTGGTGAGGCGCTCCCCAGAATGTGATGAGAGAAAACAATGCGGCGCCGACGCGGCCCTGCGGCCAGGTAAACCCACCCCGACCCAAATCACTTTCCACAAAGGGCTCCACGGAGCCAAGCTTTTGTaggtttttattaaaatcttccTTCCGCCATCGGCGCGGGGGGCTTTGTGTCTGCTggagaggacaaaaaaaaaacagacaaacgaGCAAAAGTCAATATTACAAAAACGCTTCGAGTTTCGAACCCCCGGCTCTCGCGCTGCACGGACAAGTCCCCCGCTCCGGAATTAATTATATGTGCTAACGTGCGTTAACGAAGCATAATGTTGCCGTAGTGGTCGGCGAAAGTGCGGCAGTTACCGATACCCGCTCTGCTGTGCAAGCCATCGCCTCACCATCTTAATGGCTTCCATATTGATCATATGAGGGGCTGCCATATTTCACGGCAAAGTCAATAGCGCCCCGATGCCAGTTGTTATTGTTTCCTTGTACCAAGCAGTTTCATTAATTCATGAAGTAAAAGGCAGACTCATCACTTATGGATATGTATGGAAATCTCGCCGTTCGTCACAGGCCTTTATCAAACCTGGCCAGACGAGACGAGACCTCCCGAGGGCATGGAGCTCGGGCTCCGAACGGGGTTCGAGCCATTTCCTCCACTCAGCTCACATATTGATGGCATTATGACCAAGACATGCACAGTCATGCCCTTGTGGTGGCAATGATCCAGACGAGGCAACTGCTCATCAATCAAAAAGCCAAGAGTAGCTTTGAAACCTAGACGAAggcatttctctctctgtctgccgcGGTGCAGATGTTGGAGGCACTCaggaatattatttttcattattattatttggaaaAAGGAAAGCGCTAAAATggataataaaaaaggaaacattttaaGGCCTCTAATTTTCATACAAACAGCGTACATTTATGGTTTGCTTCACAATCGCCCACACACACGCCCCACAAATTTGTTCAATCAAGACTGATAAAAGAGTCTTAAaagcaaattaaaatataattatatcaACATGTAGCCAACACTTTGAGAAATTAGCTCTCCTCCCTTTGAGCACAATTTCAGTCCTGCTCTGATACGAAGCATATGGTCGGATTTTCATGGATACAGTCAATTTAGTCTCTTATTTTCCTTTCATTCTTATCCTGTAATTAAAAAGCATGACGGCTGGATCAATTTTCAATAACAGTTTTAATGCAGGTAGCTGGGGATCTTCGCTCGGTCAGAAACGACCGCTGCCGTGTCGGTACGTGGAAATGCGGCCTGCCAGAGCTGATGACCATCCATCTGCTGTGTGACCTGAATCCAGGGCAACATCTGTGAAAAACAGGGCTGTTTATTGCTCCCATACAAACGCTCTcgctatcacacacacacaacacacacacacacacacacactggactgTGGATGTTGCTGCCATCCACTGACTGAAGCCAATGTTTCTGTACATTACCAGGGTGATATAAGTGTTAACTGTCTCGTACATTTTGTCTTTGACATTTGCAGAGAAGGCACTGTTGAACATGACATTTGGATTTTGCTTGTGCGTTAGggatacaaaaaaacaaaaaaaaaaatttcccatCTCACCAAGAACAAATGTAATGTAGCAGACAGGAAATAAGAGTTGGAAACAGAAAACAGGAAGAAAGCATCATCTATGTTTTCTTCCTCTTGCATGAAAGGAACTTTAAAGCCCGCTCATCTTGGACACCAGAAGGCAGCATAGGCCGCTTATTTTggtgatctttaaaaaaatggtgcGTGCATTAATTAATACATGTTCACTGGCAGCATCCTTCATTGTTTTGATTCATCAACTCATTTAGGGGTCTTAGTTCAATTTTATGTAAAGCTTCTTCTTCTTATGATGATAATGATAGTGTGCAGAGTAGTCATGAAGAGAGTCTGATTCATCGAACGTGCTTTATTCTTATTCTCCATCTTCATAGCCTGCAGAGCGTTGGTGGGTCAGAACCTTTTACAGGTAGTATGGAGTAGGccaggtttttctttttccatcacCACAGACTTTACCCACTACTCAACACtactcactaactcactctttcACTCTCTTTCATAATtacttagtcctgttactcagggtcgcggctgccacagcccatcctgggacactgggacaCAGCCCATCCCACCACAGGgctgacacacacgcacacacacaccattcactcaaaCACTCACACTTTCAGACAATTTATAGTTGCTAATTCACCTAGTTTACATGGCTTTGGATGAGAAAAGAGAGAACCCGGAGGAATCCCGAATGCCATGTGaactccgcacacacacatcaataataacattaatcaACAAAGTCCTTAAAAAGTTCTATACTTAGTTCAGTattctttcactttttaattttttttttcaatcaataAATTATCACACACGCAGGCTCT of the Denticeps clupeoides chromosome 18, fDenClu1.1, whole genome shotgun sequence genome contains:
- the LOC114768470 gene encoding ephrin-B1-like; its protein translation is MAGLGCWKCYLWIFTVACRAAVPLAKSLDTIIWSSQNPKFQSGKGLVIYPDIGDKLDIICPRAEVGQPYEYYKLYLVKKDQAETCSTVLDPNVLVNCNKPEKDIKFTIKFQEFSPNYMGLEFKRNINYYITSTSNGSLEGLENREGGVCKTRTMKVVMKVGQDPNTFLPDPVITEGPASEPGGSTSPPSPDVDRPQQPGTSENKNHSESFLGSRMAVFSAISAGCIIFLILIILLVILLIKVRKRSRKPLQPRPAALTLSTLASPKCSGSAGSEPSDIIIPLRTENNYCPHYEKVSGDYGHPVYIVQEMPPQSPANIYYKV